From a region of the Peromyscus leucopus breed LL Stock unplaced genomic scaffold, UCI_PerLeu_2.1 scaffold_254, whole genome shotgun sequence genome:
- the LOC114694338 gene encoding translation machinery-associated protein 7-like → MSDREGSKKKPLKQPKKQAKEMDEEDKAFKQKQKEEQKKLEELKAKATGKGPLATGGIKKSGKK, encoded by the coding sequence ATGTCGGACCGCGAAGGTAGCAAAAAGAAGCCTCTGAAACAGCCCAAGAAGCAGGCCAAGGAGATGGACGAGGAAGATAAGGCTTtcaagcagaaacagaaggaggagCAGAAGAAACTGGAGGAGCTAAAAGCCAAGGCCACGGGCAAGGGACCCCTGGCCACAGGTGGAATTAAGAAATCTGGCAAAAAGTAA